The following coding sequences are from one Wenzhouxiangella sp. AB-CW3 window:
- a CDS encoding efflux RND transporter permease subunit — MTVKRWLPTTAIWAHDHPVSTLILVLGLSLAMGMGLVRLEMDSSNEALFQRHDPTLQAYRAFQQQFGRNDLVMVAVTTDKAASADFMATLEQLHRDLEDRVPWLDDVTSLVNADWMASGEGESLHVGDVGELWPREGRLDAARWNEIVSASLYRDTLVSSDGSMVLLVVRALVQPTEDSSRSEPRDFFSPESTVLEEAPSHGAGQRGLNSVQLNEFAGTIQAIVAEHKEQGLQVKAAGGPLLDKLYHDAIHHDVGILMSAAFLTIALALYVLFRRVTAVAIPVAVIALAVTSTLGLMGWAGLPFTPVTQALPALLLMAGVLDAVHLFGLFYVERRNGVDTREAIMNSVAHSGMAVLFTSLTTAAGFLAFTVARMKPIADFGWIAAFGIMLVFVYTLMLMPALIRLLPGRISASDQATRTLWPGATRWMRRFAGIGVRHPLKVMAVVVVLIVGALPGVMKVEFSYDVLNWFPEDTPIRVDTLAIDERIQATVPLEVIVDTQREDGILTPEFMSALRQFQDQAESIESPGVKVGRATSIVDVLERIHSQLADMGSNQTLPTSQNLIHQQFVLYESAGPREITRLVDRDYSTARITLRLAYADGRDMVPLRETIETMATEIFSDYGEVTVTGTVDLVATGTIDLIESMSDSYLFAAISITLMLIVLWRSISLGVLAIIPNFIVIYLALAVMGYTGMDINLITVLLGGIALGLAVDDTVHLINGVRNRMVQENLSLERAVNETVRVIAPLLLMTTLVLAGGFSLFSLSMMSALQSFGVLLAFTIVLALLFDLFVIPALMSIRAGRSRF, encoded by the coding sequence ATGACCGTGAAACGCTGGTTGCCCACCACGGCCATCTGGGCCCATGACCATCCTGTCTCCACGCTGATCCTGGTGCTGGGGCTGTCGCTTGCCATGGGCATGGGGCTGGTGCGATTGGAGATGGATTCCAGTAACGAAGCCCTGTTTCAGCGCCATGATCCGACATTGCAGGCCTACCGGGCGTTCCAGCAGCAGTTCGGTCGTAATGACCTGGTGATGGTGGCAGTGACCACCGATAAGGCCGCTTCAGCCGACTTCATGGCCACGCTGGAGCAATTGCATCGCGATCTGGAAGATCGGGTGCCCTGGCTGGATGATGTCACCAGCCTGGTCAATGCCGATTGGATGGCCTCCGGCGAGGGCGAGAGCCTGCATGTCGGCGATGTCGGTGAGCTGTGGCCGAGAGAAGGTCGGCTGGATGCCGCACGGTGGAACGAGATTGTCTCCGCTTCCCTGTATCGGGATACGCTGGTGTCGAGTGACGGCTCGATGGTGTTGCTCGTGGTGCGCGCGCTGGTCCAGCCCACCGAGGATTCTTCCCGTTCGGAGCCACGGGACTTTTTTAGTCCCGAGTCGACTGTGCTCGAGGAGGCGCCCAGTCATGGTGCCGGACAGCGGGGGCTGAACAGTGTCCAGCTCAACGAATTCGCCGGCACGATCCAGGCGATCGTGGCCGAGCACAAGGAACAGGGCCTGCAGGTGAAGGCGGCAGGCGGGCCATTGCTGGACAAATTGTATCACGACGCGATCCATCACGATGTCGGCATTCTCATGTCCGCGGCATTCCTGACCATTGCCCTGGCTCTGTACGTGCTGTTCAGGCGGGTAACCGCGGTGGCTATTCCGGTGGCCGTCATTGCTCTGGCGGTGACCAGCACGCTGGGTCTGATGGGATGGGCCGGCCTGCCGTTCACCCCGGTCACTCAGGCCCTGCCGGCACTGCTGCTCATGGCCGGCGTACTCGATGCCGTGCACCTGTTCGGGTTGTTTTATGTCGAAAGGCGAAACGGCGTCGACACGCGCGAAGCCATCATGAACTCCGTTGCCCATAGTGGCATGGCGGTGCTGTTCACCAGCCTGACCACGGCAGCCGGATTTCTCGCCTTCACCGTGGCGCGCATGAAGCCGATTGCGGATTTCGGCTGGATCGCGGCCTTCGGCATCATGCTGGTGTTCGTCTATACGCTGATGCTGATGCCCGCGCTGATCCGCCTGCTGCCCGGTCGCATCTCGGCATCGGATCAGGCCACCCGTACACTGTGGCCGGGGGCGACACGATGGATGCGGCGGTTTGCCGGCATCGGGGTGAGGCATCCCCTGAAGGTCATGGCCGTTGTCGTGGTGCTGATCGTCGGGGCACTGCCCGGGGTGATGAAAGTCGAGTTCTCCTACGACGTTCTCAACTGGTTTCCGGAAGACACACCGATCAGGGTCGACACGCTGGCCATCGACGAGCGGATCCAGGCGACCGTGCCCCTGGAAGTGATTGTCGACACGCAGCGCGAAGACGGCATTCTGACGCCTGAGTTCATGTCCGCACTCAGGCAGTTTCAGGACCAGGCCGAATCGATCGAATCGCCCGGGGTGAAGGTTGGGCGTGCCACCTCGATTGTGGATGTGCTGGAGAGAATTCACTCGCAGTTGGCCGACATGGGTTCGAATCAGACCCTTCCGACCAGCCAGAACCTGATCCATCAACAGTTTGTTCTTTATGAAAGCGCCGGCCCCAGGGAAATCACCCGGTTGGTCGACCGGGACTATTCCACTGCCAGAATCACGCTGCGGCTGGCTTATGCCGACGGGCGCGACATGGTGCCCCTGCGCGAGACGATTGAAACGATGGCCACGGAGATTTTCTCCGATTATGGGGAGGTGACCGTCACCGGCACCGTGGACCTGGTGGCGACGGGCACGATCGATCTGATAGAAAGCATGAGCGACAGCTATCTGTTTGCCGCCATCAGCATCACGCTGATGCTGATCGTGCTCTGGCGCTCCATCAGCCTCGGTGTGCTGGCCATCATTCCCAACTTCATCGTGATCTACCTGGCGCTGGCGGTCATGGGCTACACCGGCATGGACATCAATCTGATTACCGTGCTGCTGGGGGGCATCGCGCTCGGACTGGCGGTGGACGATACCGTCCATCTGATCAACGGCGTCCGCAATCGAATGGTGCAGGAAAACCTCTCGCTGGAGCGTGCCGTGAATGAAACAGTCCGGGTGATCGCGCCCTTGCTGCTGATGACCACCCTGGTTCTTGCCGGCGGCTTTTCCCTGTTTTCCCTGTCGATGATGTCGGCGCTTCAGAGTTTCGGGGTCTTGCTGGCCTTCACCATTGTGCTGGCCCTGTTGTTCGACCTCTTCGTCATTCCTGCACTGATGTCGATTCGTGCGGGTAGATCCAGATTCTGA
- a CDS encoding AraC family transcriptional regulator yields MTGKPATDPAISTRPDDLEAAYRRSALQIISAYHHFVRHGTQPPGELHPSRDVGHSEINAAGIWKHALEIGQDEHLGLRAGVALAQHISSDFLATVAVNSMSVGEALENLCRYHALYSSPPHPEFEKLGDGARVTLQMPAGEPGGESDGEIDRDVHRHMSESLFAAIVTTLSTVCRQGVYPTRVRFSWPAPDDTARHQAIFRATPQFAANDCSMAFSASTLKTTIPFADPSLLSTLTGHADRRLDAVRQNESWGDRVRSVVSQSAPSVDIRAVAASLCIGPRTLQQRLQSEGTTFQNIIRDVKLTMARQLMTDGALPLAEIALLLGYSEQSAFNHAFKRWTGLTPKQYRNRQQ; encoded by the coding sequence ATGACTGGCAAACCGGCCACAGACCCGGCGATCTCCACCCGACCCGACGACTTAGAGGCAGCCTATCGCCGTTCCGCCCTGCAGATCATCAGCGCCTATCACCACTTTGTGCGACACGGTACACAGCCCCCCGGAGAGCTACACCCGAGCCGCGACGTCGGGCACTCGGAGATCAATGCAGCCGGTATCTGGAAACACGCACTTGAAATCGGCCAGGACGAGCACCTCGGTCTTCGGGCGGGCGTGGCGCTGGCGCAGCACATCAGCAGCGACTTCCTGGCCACCGTGGCAGTTAACAGCATGAGTGTGGGCGAGGCGCTGGAGAATCTGTGCCGGTACCACGCCCTGTATTCCAGCCCCCCTCACCCCGAATTCGAGAAGCTTGGTGATGGCGCACGGGTCACCCTGCAGATGCCGGCCGGAGAGCCAGGCGGGGAATCAGACGGAGAGATCGACAGGGATGTCCATCGACACATGAGCGAATCTCTGTTCGCGGCCATCGTCACGACACTTTCGACCGTCTGCAGGCAAGGGGTATATCCAACCCGGGTCCGGTTTTCCTGGCCCGCGCCGGACGATACCGCTCGCCATCAGGCTATCTTCAGGGCAACGCCGCAATTCGCCGCAAACGACTGCTCGATGGCATTCTCCGCCAGCACACTCAAGACCACCATTCCATTCGCCGACCCTTCCCTGCTGTCCACACTGACCGGCCATGCCGACCGCCGGCTGGATGCCGTTCGACAAAACGAATCGTGGGGGGATCGGGTCCGGTCAGTGGTATCCCAAAGCGCACCGTCCGTCGACATCCGGGCCGTTGCCGCCAGCCTTTGCATTGGCCCGAGAACCCTTCAGCAAAGACTGCAATCCGAAGGCACCACGTTCCAGAACATCATTCGCGACGTCAAGCTGACAATGGCCAGGCAATTGATGACCGACGGTGCTCTGCCGTTGGCGGAGATTGCCCTGCTGTTGGGTTATTCAGAGCAAAGCGCATTCAATCACGCTTTCAAGCGGTGGACTGGTTTAACGCCGAAGCAATATCGTAATCGTCAGCAATGA
- a CDS encoding YdcF family protein encodes MEIFLSKFIPLFLYPMGVLSSVLVLAAVLLFLGRVRAARAVVIVALVIAFGAGNSCVSHSLVRSLEREYESLPVEVVDKADVMIVLGGGLGLPYPPREYARLSTGSDRLLHALRLYQAGKAEHILLTGGNVFPQPGLEAESWYARELLMLWGVPDSAIHVEADSRNTLQNARFSANTMSEQGWERAILVTSATHMHRAVLTFRSVDIDVVPVATDFIATEGHDPAILGWVPTAEAMVGTTHALREYLGRLWYRVRLS; translated from the coding sequence ATGGAGATCTTTCTTTCCAAGTTCATTCCGCTGTTTCTCTACCCCATGGGGGTACTGAGCAGCGTGCTGGTTCTTGCTGCCGTACTACTATTCCTTGGGCGGGTTAGAGCTGCCCGAGCTGTGGTGATTGTTGCGCTGGTGATTGCTTTTGGTGCAGGCAACAGTTGCGTGTCTCACAGCCTGGTGCGGAGCCTGGAGAGGGAGTACGAGTCGCTGCCGGTTGAGGTTGTTGACAAGGCGGATGTGATGATCGTTCTGGGTGGCGGCCTGGGCTTGCCCTACCCACCTAGAGAATATGCACGCCTCTCCACCGGATCTGACCGCCTGCTACATGCGTTGCGTCTGTACCAGGCCGGCAAGGCTGAACACATTCTGCTGACCGGGGGCAATGTGTTTCCCCAGCCGGGGCTGGAGGCCGAATCCTGGTATGCGCGGGAACTTCTGATGCTCTGGGGCGTGCCGGACTCAGCCATCCACGTGGAGGCTGACAGCCGCAACACCCTGCAGAATGCACGGTTCAGTGCCAATACAATGTCCGAGCAAGGCTGGGAACGTGCCATTCTGGTGACCTCGGCCACGCACATGCATCGCGCGGTTCTCACTTTCCGAAGTGTTGATATTGACGTGGTGCCGGTCGCGACAGACTTCATTGCCACCGAGGGACATGACCCGGCAATCCTTGGCTGGGTACCCACTGCCGAGGCCATGGTGGGAACCACACATGCCCTGCGTGAATACCTGGGACGACTTTGGTACCGAGTGAGGCTTTCATAG
- a CDS encoding GNAT family N-acetyltransferase, giving the protein MSEYELIQSTPSTETYRHLRQATGLSPMSAEAAERGLPNTLFAVQVLFRGEPVGMGRVIGDGGTFFQVVDIAILPEHQGHGLGKSIIAAIADYIDREVPESGFVSLLADGEAHHLYRKYGFTFTGPACVGMKLIKSTRL; this is encoded by the coding sequence ATGAGTGAATACGAACTGATCCAATCGACACCGAGCACTGAGACCTATAGACATCTCCGCCAGGCCACGGGGCTGAGCCCCATGAGCGCGGAGGCAGCCGAGCGTGGACTGCCCAATACCTTGTTTGCGGTTCAGGTGCTTTTCAGGGGTGAGCCGGTTGGCATGGGCCGCGTGATCGGTGATGGTGGCACATTCTTTCAGGTCGTAGACATCGCGATACTTCCTGAACACCAGGGACATGGCCTGGGAAAGTCGATCATAGCGGCGATTGCCGACTATATCGACAGAGAGGTTCCAGAATCCGGGTTTGTCAGCTTGCTGGCTGACGGGGAAGCTCATCACTTGTATCGAAAGTACGGGTTTACCTTCACAGGCCCGGCCTGTGTTGGCATGAAGCTGATCAAATCGACCCGGCTATGA
- a CDS encoding threonine dehydratase — protein sequence MNPGIEEIQAATEIVYSHMPPTPQYCWPLLCERLGTEVWVKHENHTPVGAFKIRGGLVYFAHFAKTDELRHGVVSATRGNHGQSLGFAARHYGVPATVLAPHGNSVEKNAAMRALGVELIEHGEDFQSAREQAAKIARDRGLHMMGSFHPLLVAGVATYAYELMQTVRDIDVIYVPIGLGSGICAMVAARDALGLRTEIVGVVSAHARAYAESFASGTAIESDAETRLADGMACRVPDPDALEVIWRGVHRVVTVTDDEVAAAMRLLFECTHNVSEGAGAAATAAAMQECERNAGRKVALVLSGGNVDREVFAGVLARSSSTPID from the coding sequence ATGAATCCGGGCATAGAGGAGATCCAGGCGGCAACGGAGATCGTTTACTCCCATATGCCGCCAACACCCCAGTACTGCTGGCCACTGCTTTGCGAGCGTCTTGGAACCGAAGTGTGGGTTAAACACGAGAATCACACTCCGGTGGGCGCTTTCAAGATTCGTGGCGGGCTGGTTTACTTTGCCCACTTTGCAAAGACCGATGAACTCAGGCACGGGGTCGTCAGCGCGACTCGTGGCAACCATGGTCAATCTCTGGGGTTCGCTGCACGGCATTACGGCGTTCCAGCCACCGTGCTTGCCCCTCACGGCAACAGCGTGGAGAAGAATGCTGCCATGCGCGCCCTGGGCGTCGAGCTGATCGAGCACGGAGAAGACTTCCAGTCGGCTCGCGAGCAGGCAGCAAAGATTGCCCGCGATCGGGGCCTTCACATGATGGGTTCCTTCCACCCGCTACTGGTGGCCGGCGTGGCGACCTATGCCTACGAACTGATGCAGACGGTCCGAGACATTGATGTCATTTATGTGCCTATCGGTCTCGGATCGGGAATCTGTGCAATGGTGGCTGCACGCGATGCGCTTGGATTGCGCACGGAGATCGTCGGCGTGGTGTCCGCCCATGCCCGAGCCTATGCCGAATCGTTTGCCTCCGGCACAGCTATCGAATCAGATGCAGAAACAAGACTTGCCGACGGCATGGCCTGCCGTGTCCCCGATCCGGACGCCCTTGAAGTAATCTGGCGGGGTGTTCATCGCGTGGTCACGGTGACCGATGACGAAGTGGCAGCAGCCATGCGGCTTCTGTTCGAGTGTACACACAATGTAAGCGAAGGCGCGGGAGCTGCCGCTACTGCCGCCGCCATGCAGGAATGTGAAAGAAATGCCGGCCGAAAAGTCGCACTGGTGCTTTCCGGAGGCAATGTAGACCGTGAGGTATTCGCAGGAGTGCTAGCGCGCTCCTCCAGCACACCAATTGACTGA
- a CDS encoding sensor histidine kinase codes for MQRNPVFQWRELLSPLALASYAAWLAVYLTNSGWVGLPDGDSGLAGQVLMWTFLAAWLVLLSLEFGQGRKVADVGIVVLAACALGLLTLGHSSTGAILLVLLATQLAGRFEGRGLLVSLVIVNLVFALIMWQIWNYPPVWIVLTLASYAAFQAFAALVMHYAIKAESMAEELQEANAHLLATRSLLGEAARDQERLRLSRELHDVAGHKLTALKLNLRQLSRRPELNDCQELETAASLADELLGDLRAVVRQLRDHDGIDLGHGIRQLIEPLPSPRVKLALEASLRIPGTCQAETLLRIVQEGLTNAVRHGHARNAWLGLQRNGNDILLQLEDDGSLSWPIQPGNGLTGMRERLQELGGSLQLEPSSRGGLSLTARLPAATVSS; via the coding sequence ATGCAACGCAACCCCGTCTTCCAGTGGCGTGAGCTGCTCTCGCCGCTTGCCCTGGCCTCCTACGCGGCCTGGCTGGCAGTGTATCTGACCAACAGTGGATGGGTCGGACTGCCCGACGGCGACTCCGGCCTGGCCGGCCAGGTACTGATGTGGACCTTTCTGGCCGCCTGGCTGGTGTTGCTGTCGCTGGAGTTTGGCCAGGGTCGGAAAGTGGCCGATGTTGGCATTGTGGTGCTGGCCGCCTGTGCGCTGGGCTTGCTGACCCTGGGGCATTCCAGCACCGGCGCCATCCTGCTGGTGCTGCTGGCCACCCAACTGGCAGGACGATTCGAGGGCCGCGGACTGCTCGTTTCGCTGGTGATCGTCAACCTGGTCTTTGCCCTGATCATGTGGCAGATCTGGAACTATCCGCCGGTCTGGATCGTGCTGACGCTGGCCTCCTACGCTGCCTTCCAGGCTTTTGCCGCGCTGGTGATGCACTACGCGATCAAGGCCGAGTCCATGGCAGAGGAACTCCAGGAGGCCAATGCTCACCTGCTGGCCACCCGTTCTCTGCTCGGCGAAGCGGCCCGCGACCAGGAACGGCTGCGATTGTCGCGCGAACTGCACGATGTCGCCGGTCACAAGCTAACTGCGCTCAAGCTCAACCTGCGCCAGCTCTCGCGGCGACCCGAACTCAATGACTGCCAGGAGCTGGAAACGGCTGCCAGCCTGGCCGACGAACTGCTCGGCGACTTGCGCGCCGTGGTGCGCCAGCTTCGTGATCACGACGGAATCGACCTGGGCCATGGCATCCGACAACTTATCGAGCCGCTGCCCAGTCCGCGGGTCAAGCTGGCGCTGGAAGCGTCCCTACGCATCCCCGGCACCTGCCAGGCCGAAACCCTGCTGCGAATCGTGCAGGAAGGCCTCACCAATGCCGTTCGCCACGGCCATGCCCGCAACGCCTGGCTTGGCCTGCAACGCAATGGCAACGATATCCTGCTGCAACTCGAAGACGACGGCAGCCTGTCCTGGCCGATCCAGCCCGGCAACGGCCTGACCGGCATGCGCGAACGCTTGCAGGAGCTAGGGGGCAGCCTGCAACTCGAGCCTTCCTCGCGCGGCGGCCTGAGCCTCACCGCAAGATTGCCTGCCGCAACGGTGTCGTCATGA
- a CDS encoding response regulator transcription factor — protein MSIRIALADDQALVREGLKALIRELDGIDVVIEAESGEAVLQALADTAIDLILSDIRMPGIDGIALTRKLAETHPDLPVLLLTTFDEDALMLEAAEAGARGFLLKDVSPEELESAIHDVAAGKRLMQPVATESVRRNFRYTDNSPTIEQFTGREIQILRLLAGGYSNKEIARSIHLAEGTVKNYVSDILDKLDTRDRTRAVLKAITLKII, from the coding sequence ATGAGCATTCGCATCGCTTTGGCCGACGACCAGGCCCTGGTACGCGAGGGCTTGAAGGCGCTCATCCGGGAGCTGGATGGCATTGATGTCGTCATCGAGGCAGAATCCGGCGAGGCCGTGCTGCAGGCGTTGGCCGACACCGCCATCGACCTGATTCTGTCGGACATCCGCATGCCCGGCATCGACGGCATCGCACTGACCCGAAAACTGGCCGAAACGCACCCCGACCTGCCGGTACTGTTGCTGACCACCTTCGATGAAGATGCCTTGATGCTGGAAGCCGCCGAAGCCGGCGCGCGCGGGTTCTTGCTCAAGGACGTCTCACCCGAGGAGCTGGAGTCGGCAATTCATGATGTGGCAGCGGGCAAGAGGCTGATGCAACCGGTCGCGACCGAGTCGGTGCGCCGCAACTTTCGCTATACAGACAACTCACCCACAATAGAGCAATTCACGGGTCGCGAGATCCAGATCCTGAGATTGCTGGCTGGCGGCTATTCCAACAAGGAGATCGCACGCAGCATCCACCTGGCCGAAGGCACAGTAAAGAACTACGTCTCCGACATCCTCGACAAACTCGACACCCGCGATCGCACCCGGGCAGTGCTCAAGGCCATAACCCTCAAAATCATATAA
- a CDS encoding antibiotic biosynthesis monooxygenase family protein produces the protein MSEITNTPEPPYFAVIFSSCRTEVDDGYDEMAARMVELASQQPGFLGIESAREGVGITVSYWESLQAISNWKKNAEHREAQRLGHRQWYSSFRVRIARVEREYGMG, from the coding sequence ATGTCAGAGATTACCAATACCCCTGAACCGCCGTACTTCGCGGTGATTTTCAGCAGCTGCAGGACAGAGGTTGACGACGGATACGATGAAATGGCTGCACGAATGGTCGAGTTGGCGTCTCAGCAACCAGGCTTTCTAGGTATTGAGTCCGCCAGGGAGGGTGTAGGCATTACCGTGTCGTACTGGGAAAGTCTTCAGGCGATCAGCAATTGGAAAAAGAACGCCGAGCACCGAGAGGCCCAGCGACTCGGTCACCGGCAGTGGTATTCCAGTTTTCGGGTTCGGATCGCCAGGGTTGAGCGTGAGTATGGAATGGGTTAA
- a CDS encoding glutathione S-transferase family protein, with protein sequence MTVRWALEEVGQSYDVRLVSFQSMKEPEHRALHPFGQIPTYEEGELVLFESGAIVLHIAENHAGLLPDDANARAGAIMWMFAALSTVEPPIVQREFSHYLERDKPWHNERLPMLENLIRSRLEDLSHRLGGSDWLNGSFSAGDLLMVQVLRRLKGTDLLGEFPALSAYVARGEARSAFKRAFDAQLAVFAGTQGHRGEEGA encoded by the coding sequence ATGACTGTGCGCTGGGCGCTAGAGGAAGTCGGCCAGTCCTATGATGTTCGGCTGGTCTCGTTTCAGTCCATGAAGGAGCCCGAGCATCGTGCACTTCATCCTTTTGGGCAAATCCCCACCTATGAAGAAGGTGAGCTTGTTCTGTTCGAATCTGGTGCTATCGTGCTGCATATCGCGGAGAACCATGCGGGGCTGTTGCCCGATGATGCGAATGCAAGGGCAGGTGCCATCATGTGGATGTTCGCCGCGCTCAGTACGGTGGAGCCGCCAATTGTGCAGCGTGAGTTCTCTCACTATCTGGAGCGCGACAAGCCTTGGCACAATGAGCGATTACCAATGCTCGAGAATCTCATCCGTAGCCGGCTGGAAGACCTGTCACATCGGCTCGGAGGGAGCGATTGGCTCAATGGATCATTCAGCGCCGGCGATCTTCTGATGGTCCAGGTGCTACGCAGACTGAAAGGAACTGACTTGCTCGGGGAGTTCCCGGCCCTGTCCGCTTATGTTGCCCGGGGCGAAGCACGGTCAGCCTTCAAGCGCGCATTTGATGCTCAGTTGGCAGTTTTTGCTGGAACACAGGGTCATCGGGGAGAAGAAGGGGCCTGA
- a CDS encoding GNAT family N-acetyltransferase yields the protein MFDAYRQFYKQASDLTRARDFLARRMDGGESVVFLALDGQSGLGFTQLYPTFSSVSMAPAWTLNDLYVRSSARGRGVGAALLERARLHGEETGACQLLLETARDNPARRLYDRYGWQPVSEHVFYTRDP from the coding sequence CTGTTCGATGCCTACCGGCAATTTTACAAGCAAGCCTCCGATCTGACGCGGGCACGCGACTTCCTTGCCAGGCGCATGGATGGTGGCGAGTCAGTTGTGTTTCTGGCGCTGGATGGGCAGTCAGGTCTTGGTTTTACGCAGCTATACCCTACCTTCTCGTCTGTTTCCATGGCACCAGCTTGGACGCTGAACGACTTGTACGTGAGGTCGAGTGCCCGTGGCCGGGGCGTTGGCGCTGCCCTGCTCGAACGAGCCCGGTTGCATGGCGAGGAAACTGGCGCTTGCCAGTTATTGCTGGAAACAGCCAGGGACAACCCGGCGCGTCGCTTATACGATCGGTATGGCTGGCAACCGGTTAGCGAACATGTGTTCTATACCAGGGATCCGTAG
- a CDS encoding VOC family protein, which translates to MKIPAHEYEHTVNFYREILGLTEIQPNGPDDTPRFEFGDKVLWLDRMPGLSQAEIWLEVIASDIDSASEHLKQQGCQRRDEIEPLPSGFKAFWISSPCNIIHLVTTPGELIERSADTGIE; encoded by the coding sequence ATGAAGATACCAGCTCATGAATATGAGCACACGGTCAACTTCTATCGGGAGATCCTCGGCCTCACCGAGATTCAACCCAATGGTCCCGATGACACACCCCGATTCGAATTTGGCGACAAGGTGCTGTGGCTGGATCGTATGCCCGGCCTGAGCCAGGCTGAAATCTGGCTGGAAGTCATCGCAAGCGACATCGACTCGGCCTCCGAGCATCTCAAGCAGCAAGGCTGCCAGCGCAGAGACGAGATAGAGCCACTGCCCAGCGGTTTCAAAGCCTTCTGGATTTCCAGCCCCTGCAACATCATCCACCTGGTGACAACGCCCGGCGAATTGATTGAGCGCTCCGCGGATACGGGCATTGAATAA
- a CDS encoding alpha/beta hydrolase, whose protein sequence is MVIFKHLVFLGLLLTAISALSEDSPWFVPGSLEVDKHDIEFEAEDGAVLSGTLRVPHGLTNGPAVVIPQQTQTHYRDNPLYLQTAEVFNAIGFSSFVYDRRGKGESGGDMPQTDYFLLARDAVAAKQAIGETEFVNDQQIGYWGISQSGWISMEAAAKSNAAFVVVVASPLTTPGEQMKFYTRNLVLIHGHGKEAADQAAALWHAIMDEYMRGEIEHDVARQLLSDAEEEAWFSQVGMVTAENLPEDVSKSGWINEIDYDPTNAWERVDAPILFLHGGKDWIVPVAETMTILETLEPAGEREVHVIDSADHTMIIRDEIRILTDEEVEEMSVRDFNPDSEIYFMLMGRWLGQLWQDS, encoded by the coding sequence ATGGTCATATTCAAGCATCTAGTGTTTCTTGGGCTGTTACTGACAGCAATCTCGGCTCTGTCTGAAGACTCACCCTGGTTCGTTCCCGGTTCACTCGAGGTCGACAAGCATGACATTGAGTTTGAAGCTGAAGACGGCGCAGTACTGTCAGGAACACTGCGGGTGCCGCACGGGTTAACGAACGGACCAGCAGTGGTGATCCCACAACAAACACAAACGCATTACCGAGACAATCCGCTTTATCTTCAAACAGCCGAAGTATTCAACGCAATTGGATTTTCGTCCTTCGTGTATGACCGTAGAGGCAAGGGGGAGTCCGGAGGCGACATGCCGCAGACTGACTACTTCCTCCTCGCTCGCGATGCCGTGGCCGCGAAACAGGCAATTGGGGAGACCGAGTTCGTTAACGATCAGCAAATCGGCTACTGGGGCATCAGTCAGAGCGGTTGGATATCGATGGAAGCCGCGGCAAAGAGCAATGCCGCTTTTGTCGTCGTCGTGGCCTCTCCACTGACAACCCCCGGCGAGCAGATGAAATTCTATACCCGCAACCTCGTCCTGATACACGGCCATGGCAAGGAAGCGGCAGATCAGGCGGCGGCACTGTGGCACGCCATCATGGACGAGTATATGCGTGGAGAAATCGAACATGACGTGGCCCGGCAGCTGCTCAGTGATGCCGAAGAAGAAGCCTGGTTCTCTCAGGTTGGCATGGTCACGGCCGAAAACTTGCCCGAGGATGTATCGAAATCGGGCTGGATCAACGAAATCGACTACGACCCGACCAACGCATGGGAGCGCGTCGACGCGCCCATACTTTTCCTCCACGGCGGCAAGGACTGGATCGTTCCCGTGGCGGAGACCATGACAATTCTGGAGACGCTGGAGCCGGCCGGAGAACGCGAAGTGCATGTCATCGATTCGGCTGACCATACCATGATCATTCGCGACGAGATCCGAATCCTGACCGATGAAGAAGTCGAGGAAATGAGTGTGCGCGACTTCAATCCGGACTCTGAAATCTACTTCATGCTCATGGGCCGCTGGCTAGGCCAGCTCTGGCAGGACTCTTGA